From Temnothorax longispinosus isolate EJ_2023e chromosome 3, Tlon_JGU_v1, whole genome shotgun sequence, one genomic window encodes:
- the LOC139809950 gene encoding uncharacterized protein, with protein MLGSKRRNNVKALVKVEKIDLDKLLKSDTKANGVLIGYSNSGTLNENDRKIIVETVIKWLLQITEFPQHQHYEIIANKICEQFPTEEISIYYIPPKTEGGSQLLARGKLPIKLTNAKSWLRKKGEILSSKRKSNIKNTDDLVPIDDILLDETIAAQEWLKRNREPFEDVAVNWKICQKTCLQNLISNKKFSTQEYIDQWNNILQQPQAYKLILEDFNFLHSTTAKYACLEGKQNNILLK; from the exons ATGCTGGGAAGTAAACGGCGAAATAATGTAAAGGCTTTAGttaaagtagaaaaaata gatctggataagttattaaaatcagaTACCAAGGCTAATGGTGTACTTATTGGATACTCAAATTCAGGCACACTGAATGAAAATGATCGCAAAATTATAGTAGAAACTGTTATCAAGTGGCTGCTTCAAATAACTGAGTT tccACAGCATCAGCATTACGAAATAATTGCCAATAAGATTTGTGAACAATTTCCCACAGAAGag ATATCAATTTACTATATACCTCCAAAAACAGAAGGGGGAAGTCAATTGTTAGCTAGAGGTAAATTGCCTATAAAACTAACGAATGCTAAATCCTGGCTGCGTAAGAAGGGAGAAATTTTATCctcgaaaagaaaaagtaacataaaaaatacagatGATTTGGTTCCTATTGAtg atattttattgGATGAAACAATAGCCGCCCAAGAATGGCTGAAACGAAACAGAGAGCCATTTGAAGATGTTGCAGTAAATTGGAAAATATGCCAAAAAACTTGTCTACAAAATcttataagtaataaaaaattttcaactcaAGAGTACATTGATCAatggaataatatattacaacaaCCACAAGCTTATAAACTG attttggaagatttcaattttttacattccaCCACTGCCAAGTATGCTTGTTTGGAAGGCAAGCAAAACaatattttgctaaaataG